Proteins encoded together in one Lathyrus oleraceus cultivar Zhongwan6 chromosome 5, CAAS_Psat_ZW6_1.0, whole genome shotgun sequence window:
- the LOC127086957 gene encoding transcription factor GTE4 isoform X2, translating into MASGPIVRDEGVREIQRYSENNVYRRKAFKGSKKKVNDTLNDVPVPRASSSSAATTTVTADGTKDNGNNNNVSVQQPDRVMAPEDGNSPRPVVNSGLDVVSEDSSSLNHRQDEHFTLDIQLEDASGLLEPSLRNCVSKQGVENGVHDGLTSRSKQETRELRRKLESELETVRSLVNRIEEKQGMVGMYGGNLNMSVDCHTVNNGGGAKRPHSEVVSAGVPRVPTRPLRPLSVMVLENSQGVSEMIEREKRTPKANQFYCNSEFLLAKDKFPPAESNKKSRLNGKKHGRGEMGHGLGIVSKYLKSCSSLLEKLMKHKHGWVFNSPVNVEGLGLHDYFIIISHPMDLGTVKSRLNKNWYKSPKEFAEDVRLTFRNAMTYNPKGQDVHIMAEELLTLFDERWAIIEANYNHEMRYVMDYGQAVSAPSPLSRKTPAFRPPPLDMGRILDRSESMTKPPKPMNFTRSARTPAPKKPKANDLHKRDMTYEEKQKLSTHLQNLPSDKLDAIVQIMKKQNSALSQHDDEIEVDIDSVDAETLWELDRFVTNYKKSLSKYKRKAELAIQARAEAEQMAQQRSQAQHVIVEVPRERQTEESNAPPSLPVQGEIQVDNGSKTSSSSSSSSDSGSSSSDSDSDSSSASGSDARSP; encoded by the exons ATGGCTTCGGGGCCTATAGTTAGAGATGAGGGGGTTAGAGAGATACAGAGATACTCGGAGAATAACGTGTACAGGAGAAAAGCCTTCAAAGGTTCAAAGAAGAAAGTTAACGACACCTTGAACGATGTTCCTGTTCCTCGTGCTAGTTCTTCATCTGCCGCTACCACCACAGTCACTGCTGATGGAACCAAGGATAACGGCAACAATAACAATGTTTCAGTTCAGCAGCCGGATCGGGTTATGGCTCCGGAGGATGGGAATTCACCTCGCCCTGTAGTGAATTCTGGGTTGGATGTGGTTTCGGAAGACTCGTCCAGCCTGAATCATCGGCAGGATGAACATTTCACCCTTGATATTCAGCTGGAAGATGCTTCTGGTTTGCTAGAACCGTCTTTGAGGAACTGTGTTAGTAAGCAGGGGGTGGAGAATGGTGTTCACGATGGCCTGACTTCACGGTCGAAGCAGGAGACACGGGAGCTTAGGAGGAAGCTTGAGAGTGAGCTTGAAACTGTGAGATCTTTGGTGAATAGGATTGAAGAGAAGCAAGGGATGGTGGGGATGTATGGTGGTAATCTGAATATGTCGGTGGATTGTCATACGGTTAATAATGGTGGTGGAGCTAAGCGCCCTCACTCTGAGGTAGTATCTGCAGGTGTTCCAAGAGTGCCTACTAGGCCTTTACGCCCATTGAGTGTAATGGTGTTAGAGAATAGTCAAGGGGTTAGTGAAATGATTGAAAGGGAGAAGAGAACACCCAAGGCAAACCAGTTCTATTGCAATTCAGAATTCTTACTTGCAAAAGATAAGTTTCCGCCTGCAGAGAGTAACAAGAAGTCAAGATTGAACGGAAAGAAGCATGGCAGGGGAGAAATGGGACATGGGCTTGGGATAGTATCAAAATATTTGAAGAGCTGTAGCTCATTGCTTGAGAAGTTGATGAAACACAAGCATGGTTGGGTGTTTAATTCTCCAGTTAATGTTGAAGGTCTTGGTTTGCATGATTATTTTATTATCATCTCACATCCAATGGACTTGGGTACTGTGAAGTCAAGGCTGAACAAGAATTGGTACAAATCACCCAAGGAGTTTGCGGAGGATGTGAGACTTACTTTTCGTAATGCCATGACATATAATCCTAAAGGGCAAGATGTTCATATAATGGCGGAGGAGCTATTAACATTGTTTGACGAAAGGTGGGCTATTATAGAGGCGAATTACAATCATGAAATGAGGTATGTGATGGATTATGGGCAAGCTGTTTCCGCACCTTCACCTCTGTCTAGAAAGACTCCTGCTTTCCGGCCACCACCTCTAGACATGGGAAGGATTCTGGATAGGTCAGAATCAATGACAAAACCTCCAAAACCCATGAACTTTACTCGTTCAGCTCGAACTCCTGCTCCCAAAAAGCCTAAAGCTAATGATCTTCATAAAAGAGACATGACATATGAAGAGAAGCAAAAACTTAGCACACATCTTCAGAATCTACCTTCTGATAAACTAGATGCTATTGTACAGATCATGAAGAAACAAAATTCAGCACTTTCCCAACATGATGATGAAATTGAAGTGGACATTGATAGTGTGGACGCAGAGACTCTTTGGGAGCTTGATAGATTTGTTACCAACTATAAGAAAAGTTTGAGCAAATATAAGAGGAAGGCTGAACTTGCTATTCAAGCTAGAGCAGAGGCTGAGCAAATGGCCCAGCAGAGG AGCCAAGCACAACACGTCATTGTTGAGGTCCCTAGAGAAAGACAAACAG AGGAAAGTAATGCTCCCCCATCCTTGCCTGTGCAAGGGGAGATTCAAGTGGATAATGGGAGTAAGACAAGTAGCTCAAGCAGCTCAAGCAGTGATTCTGGCTCTTCATCAAGTg ATTCTGATAGTGACAGCTCCTCAGCATCTGGGTCTGATGCAAGGTCACCGTGA
- the LOC127086957 gene encoding transcription factor GTE4 isoform X1 — MASGPIVRDEGVREIQRYSENNVYRRKAFKGSKKKVNDTLNDVPVPRASSSSAATTTVTADGTKDNGNNNNVSVQQPDRVMAPEDGNSPRPVVNSGLDVVSEDSSSLNHRQDEHFTLDIQLEDASGLLEPSLRNCVSKQGVENGVHDGLTSRSKQETRELRRKLESELETVRSLVNRIEEKQGMVGMYGGNLNMSVDCHTVNNGGGAKRPHSEVVSAGVPRVPTRPLRPLSVMVLENSQGVSEMIEREKRTPKANQFYCNSEFLLAKDKFPPAESNKKSRLNGKKHGRGEMGHGLGIVSKYLKSCSSLLEKLMKHKHGWVFNSPVNVEGLGLHDYFIIISHPMDLGTVKSRLNKNWYKSPKEFAEDVRLTFRNAMTYNPKGQDVHIMAEELLTLFDERWAIIEANYNHEMRYVMDYGQAVSAPSPLSRKTPAFRPPPLDMGRILDRSESMTKPPKPMNFTRSARTPAPKKPKANDLHKRDMTYEEKQKLSTHLQNLPSDKLDAIVQIMKKQNSALSQHDDEIEVDIDSVDAETLWELDRFVTNYKKSLSKYKRKAELAIQARAEAEQMAQQRSQAQHVIVEVPRERQTGMAACELFLSLIIFSSIKLIEIFCLLVSEQRKVMLPHPCLCKGRFKWIMGVRQVAQAAQAVILALHQVILIVTAPQHLGLMQGHREPEYFP; from the exons ATGGCTTCGGGGCCTATAGTTAGAGATGAGGGGGTTAGAGAGATACAGAGATACTCGGAGAATAACGTGTACAGGAGAAAAGCCTTCAAAGGTTCAAAGAAGAAAGTTAACGACACCTTGAACGATGTTCCTGTTCCTCGTGCTAGTTCTTCATCTGCCGCTACCACCACAGTCACTGCTGATGGAACCAAGGATAACGGCAACAATAACAATGTTTCAGTTCAGCAGCCGGATCGGGTTATGGCTCCGGAGGATGGGAATTCACCTCGCCCTGTAGTGAATTCTGGGTTGGATGTGGTTTCGGAAGACTCGTCCAGCCTGAATCATCGGCAGGATGAACATTTCACCCTTGATATTCAGCTGGAAGATGCTTCTGGTTTGCTAGAACCGTCTTTGAGGAACTGTGTTAGTAAGCAGGGGGTGGAGAATGGTGTTCACGATGGCCTGACTTCACGGTCGAAGCAGGAGACACGGGAGCTTAGGAGGAAGCTTGAGAGTGAGCTTGAAACTGTGAGATCTTTGGTGAATAGGATTGAAGAGAAGCAAGGGATGGTGGGGATGTATGGTGGTAATCTGAATATGTCGGTGGATTGTCATACGGTTAATAATGGTGGTGGAGCTAAGCGCCCTCACTCTGAGGTAGTATCTGCAGGTGTTCCAAGAGTGCCTACTAGGCCTTTACGCCCATTGAGTGTAATGGTGTTAGAGAATAGTCAAGGGGTTAGTGAAATGATTGAAAGGGAGAAGAGAACACCCAAGGCAAACCAGTTCTATTGCAATTCAGAATTCTTACTTGCAAAAGATAAGTTTCCGCCTGCAGAGAGTAACAAGAAGTCAAGATTGAACGGAAAGAAGCATGGCAGGGGAGAAATGGGACATGGGCTTGGGATAGTATCAAAATATTTGAAGAGCTGTAGCTCATTGCTTGAGAAGTTGATGAAACACAAGCATGGTTGGGTGTTTAATTCTCCAGTTAATGTTGAAGGTCTTGGTTTGCATGATTATTTTATTATCATCTCACATCCAATGGACTTGGGTACTGTGAAGTCAAGGCTGAACAAGAATTGGTACAAATCACCCAAGGAGTTTGCGGAGGATGTGAGACTTACTTTTCGTAATGCCATGACATATAATCCTAAAGGGCAAGATGTTCATATAATGGCGGAGGAGCTATTAACATTGTTTGACGAAAGGTGGGCTATTATAGAGGCGAATTACAATCATGAAATGAGGTATGTGATGGATTATGGGCAAGCTGTTTCCGCACCTTCACCTCTGTCTAGAAAGACTCCTGCTTTCCGGCCACCACCTCTAGACATGGGAAGGATTCTGGATAGGTCAGAATCAATGACAAAACCTCCAAAACCCATGAACTTTACTCGTTCAGCTCGAACTCCTGCTCCCAAAAAGCCTAAAGCTAATGATCTTCATAAAAGAGACATGACATATGAAGAGAAGCAAAAACTTAGCACACATCTTCAGAATCTACCTTCTGATAAACTAGATGCTATTGTACAGATCATGAAGAAACAAAATTCAGCACTTTCCCAACATGATGATGAAATTGAAGTGGACATTGATAGTGTGGACGCAGAGACTCTTTGGGAGCTTGATAGATTTGTTACCAACTATAAGAAAAGTTTGAGCAAATATAAGAGGAAGGCTGAACTTGCTATTCAAGCTAGAGCAGAGGCTGAGCAAATGGCCCAGCAGAGG AGCCAAGCACAACACGTCATTGTTGAGGTCCCTAGAGAAAGACAAACAGGTATGGCAGCTTGTGAACTATTTTTATCTCTTATCATCTTTTCATCaattaaattaattgaaataTTCTGTCTGCTTGTTTCTGAGCAGAGGAAAGTAATGCTCCCCCATCCTTGCCTGTGCAAGGGGAGATTCAAGTGGATAATGGGAGTAAGACAAGTAGCTCAAGCAGCTCAAGCAGTGATTCTGGCTCTTCATCAAGTg ATTCTGATAGTGACAGCTCCTCAGCATCTGGGTCTGATGCAAGGTCACCGTGAACCTGAATACTTCCCGTGA